Genomic segment of Umezawaea sp. Da 62-37:
ACCGCGGCCCACGCCCCGATCCCCAGCCGATCGGCCAGCACGACCTCCGCCGCCACCTGTTCCCGCGCGGTGACCAGCGGGAACCGGCTTCCCCACGGCTCACCGTCCGGCGCCGCCGACAACGGCCCCGTGCTGCCCTGGCAGCCGCCCAGCACGTTCGGCGCCACGATGAACCACCGCGCCGGGTCGAGCGCCTTCCCCGGCCCGATCAGCGCGTCCCACCACCCCGGTGTCGGGTGCCCCGGCTCGACCACCCCGGACGCGTGGCTGTCCCCGGTCAGCGCGTGCAGCACGAGGACCGCGTTCGAGCCGTCCGCGTTCAACGTCCCACGGGTCTCGTAGGCCAGCCGGAAGCCGGGCAGCCCGGCGAGCGGCCCGTCGTGGCCGATCCACAGCCGCCGCCCGGCGGGATCCCCCTCGCGCCACCCGCCGGTGGCGCGAGGGGACGCCGCGGTCACTGGGCGGACTTGGCGGAGCGGAACCCCGCTTCCAGATCGGCCTTGAGGTCCTCGATCCCCTCGATGCCGACCGACAGCCGCACCAGTCCGGGCGTCACACCGGTCGTGACCTGCTCGTCCGGCGACAGCTGGCTGTGCGTGGTGCTCGCCGGGTGCACGATCAGGCTGCGCACGTCGCCGATGTTCGCGAGCTGGCTGAACAGCTCGGTGCCGTCCACGAACGCCCGGCCCGCGTCGACGCCGCCGCGCAGCTCGAACGACACGATCGCGCCCGCCCCCTTGGGCAGGTACTTCCGCGCGTTCTCGTACCAGGGGCTCGACGGCAGCCCCGCGTAGTGGACCTTCTCCACCTCGTCGCGCTGCTCCAGCCATTCGGCCAGCGCCTGCGCGTTGGCGACGTGCTTGTCGATGCGCAGCGACAGGGTCTCGATGCCCTGGATGATCAGGAAGCTGTTGAGCGGGGCGATGGCCGCGCCGGTGTCGCGCAGCAGCTGCACGCGCAGCTTCGCGGCGAACGCGCCGGGACCGAGCGCCGGCCAGTACTGGAGACCGTTGTAGCTCGGGTCCGGCTCGTTGAAGTCCGGGAAGCGGTCCGTGCCGAAGTCGAACGTGCCGCCGTCCACCACGACGCCCGCGATCGTCGTGCCGTGGCCGCCGAGGTACTTGGTCGCCGAGTGCACCACGATGTCCGCGCCGTGCTCGATCGGCCGCACCAGGTACGGGGTGGGCACGGTGTTGTCCACGACCAGCGGCACACCGACCTCGTGCGACACCTCCGCCACCGCGGTGATGTCGAGGACGTGCGAACGCGGGTTCGCCAGCGTCTCGGCGAAGAACAGCTTCGTGTTCGGCCGCGCCGCCGCGCGCCACTCGTCCAGGTTGTCGGGATCATCCACGAAGGTGACCTCGATGCCCAGCTTCGGCAGCGTGTAGTGGAACAGGTTGTACGTGCCGCCGTAGAGGGACGCGCTCGACACGAAGTGGTCACCCGATCGGGCGAGGTTCAGGATCGTCGCGGTCACGGCCGCCGAGCCGGACGCGAACGCCACCGCCGCCACACCGCCCTCCAGCGCGGCCACCCGCTGCTCCAGGACGTCCTGGGTCGGGTTGTTGATGCGGGTGTAGATGTTGCCCGCCTCGGCCAGGCTGAACAGCGCGGCGCCGTGCGCGGTGTCCCGGAAGACGTAGGACGTCGTCTGGTAGATCGGCGTGGCGCGGGCGCCCGTGGCCGGGTCGGGCGTGGCGCCTGCGTGGACCTGCTTGGTCTCGAACGACCAGGCCGTGGGGTCGGCGGACATGGCTGTCTCCTGTTTCGTAAAGGTTTTCACGCTGGTGGGAGAGGGGTGCGATGGGATGGGACGAGGTCGATCAGCCGAGGCCGCGACAGGCCATGCCGGTCACGCGCACGTCGTCCACGTGCCGCCGTGCCACGAGCGGGCCCATGTCCTCGACGTTAGTGCCGTGTGCACATCCTGCAACAGGGCGTCCAGTTCGTGGGACGCCTCCGGTCGGCGGAACGCCTATCGTGTCGTTGCATGCGCACCGCACTGATCGGCTACGGCCTCGGCGGCTCGGCCTTCCACGCGCCGTTCGTCCACACCACACCCGGACTCGAACTGAGCGCCGTCGTCACCGGCGACCCCGGCAGACAGGCGGAGGTGCGGGCGCGCTACCCCGAGGCGGAGATCCTCCCGTCCATCGACGACGTCTGGGCGGGCGACTACGACCTCGCCGTCGTCACCACCCCCAACCGCTTCCACCACGCGCACGCCCGGTCCGCTTTGGAGCACGGCCTGCACGTCGTCGTCGACAAGCCCTTCTCCGGCACGGCCGCCGAAGCACGCGCGCTGGTCGACTTCGCCGCCGCGCAGGGCCTCGTCGTGGTGCCGTTCCACAACCGACGGTGGGACGGCGACTTCCGCACCGTGCAGAAACTCCTGGCCGACGGAGCACTGGGCGACGTCCACCGCTTCGAATCCCGCTTCGAACGCTGGCGCCCTGCGGTGAAATCCACCTGGAAGGAATCCGGCGACCCGGCCGACCTCGGCAGCATCGTCTTCGACCTCGGCACCCACCTCGTCGACCAGTCCATCGCCCTCTTCGGCCCCCCGGTCGAGGTCTACGCCGAAATCGCCACCCTCCGGGCCGGAGCCCAAGCCGACGACGACGCCTTCCTGTCCCTGACCCACCGCGACGGAACCCGCTCACACCTGCACATGGGCGCCCTGGTCGCAGACCTCGGGCCGAGGTTTCGCGTACTGGGCGACAAGGCCGCGTACGTGAAGTGCGGAATGGACCCCCAGGAAGACCTGCTCAAGGCGGGCACCACACCGGGCGGCGACGGCTGGGGCGAGGAACCCGAGTCGGCCTGGGGAGAACTGCGGGCAGGCGGCGAGTCGTCGCCGGTCCGGACCGAGCCGGGCGCCTACCAGCTGTTCTACGCGGGAGTCGCGAAAGCGGTCCTGCACGGAGACGCGCCGCCGGTCGACGCACGCGACGCGGTGAGCGGGCTCGAGGTGATCGAGGCAGCGGCGGAGTCGGCCCGTACGCGGCAGGTCGTGGTGCTGGCCTAGGTGCTCCGGGGCATGGGCGGATGCAGGGTCGTCGCGGTGCCCCGGCGGAACAGCTGGGCCGGGCGGCCGCCGTCCCGCGTGGTGGTGCTGCCGGTCGGCACCAGCAGGTCGGTGGCGCCGGTGACCTTGCGGTGGAAGTTGCGCGGGTCCAACTCCGCGCCCCACACCAGCTCGTAGACCCTGCGCAGTTCCGCCACCGTGAACTCCTCGCCGCAGAACGCGGTGGCCAACGGCGTGTACTCCAGTTTCGCGCGGGCCCGCTCCAGCCCGTCGGCCAGGATCGCGTCGTGGTCGAAGGCGAGTGACCTGCCCGCTCCCAGGTCCGGGACGGACTCCACCGGCACCCACCTCGCTTCAGCCGCGTCCGTCCCCGCCTCCGGCGTGGGCAGATCAGGCGCCAGAGCCAGGTACGCCACCGTCACCACCCGCTGCCGCGGATCCCGCCCTGGCGCCCCGTAGCTGCGCAGCTGTTCCAAGTGGACGGTCCCCACCGCCAACCCGGTCTCCTCCTCCAGTTCCCGCGCCGCCGCCTGGTCCAGGTCCTCGTCCGGCCGCACGAACCCACCCGGCAGCGCCCACTCCCCCAGGTACGGCCCCTCGCCGCGCCGCACCACCAGCGCGCACAGCCGCTCCTCCCTGATCGTCAGGACGACCAGGTCCGCGGTCACGGCGAAAATCGGGTAGCGCTCCATGCGACGATCATATCGTCAAGTTGACGAAAACGCGTCACGACACATATCGTCGCTCCGACGATAAGATCCCGAGGAGGCACCACCATGGCCGACATCACCGGCTACCCCGGCCTGCGACACCTGCGCGGCACGCCGACCGTGCACGTGCGGCACCTCAAGCACGGCAAGGTCGTGCACGACGGGACCGGGCTGTCGTTCTGGTTCCGGCCGCGCAGCGCGGTGCTGTCGGAGGTCCCGGTGGACGACCGGGAGCTGCCGATGCTGTTCCACGCGCGCACCGCCGACTTCCAGGACGTGACGGTGCAGATGACGGTCACCTACCGGGTCGCCGACCCGGCGCTGGCGGCCAGCCGCGTCGACTTCTCGATCGACCCCGGCACCGGCGCGTGGCGGGGTGATCCGCTGGCGCAGATCGCGGGACTGCTGACCGAGAGCGCGCAGCAGCACGCGCTGGACGTGCTGGCGCGGTCGCCGTTGGCCGCGGCGCTGGTGGACGGCGTGCGCGCGGTCCGCGACCGGGTGGGCGAGGGGCTCGGCGGGGACGGGCGGTCTGCGCAGACCGGGATCACGGTGGTGGACGTGCGGGTGGTGGCGATCAGGCCGGAGCCCGAAATGGAGAAGGCGCTGCGGACGACGGCGCGGGAGCAGGTGCAGCAGGAGGCGGACCGGGCGACCTACGAGCGGCGGGCGCGGGCCGTGGAGCGGGAGCGGGCGATCGGGGAGAACGAGCTGCAGAACCAGATCGAGCTGGCGAAGCGGGAGGAGCAGCTCGTGGTGCAGCGCGGCACGAACGCGAAGCGGCAGGCCGAGGACGCGGCGGCGGCCTCGGCGATCGAGACCGAGGCGAAGGCGAACACCCTGCGGGAGCTGGGCGAGGCGCGGGCGGCGGCCGAGTCGGCGCACCTGGCCGCGTACCGGGACGTGTCGCCCGCGCTGCTGCAGGGCTTGGCGCTCAAGGAGTTCGCGGGCCACCTGCCGAAGATCGACAGCCTGGTGATCACGCCGGACATGCTTGCGCCGCTGCTCGCGAAGCTGGGCGCAAAGTGAGCCTGCCGCCGCGGATCGTCGTGGTGCACCGGCGGACCGAACTGGCGGACCTGCTGGCCCGGCACGGGACCCGCGGGCAGGTCGACTTCTTCCTGAGCACGCGCGGCCGCACGCTCGACGAGGTGACCCGGCGCGACGCGGCGGACCAGGCCGCGCTCGCGACCGTGTCGGCGGCGATCCCGCTGGACTGGCGGCGCGGCGGCGTGGAGCGCGACGACCTGGCGCGGTTCCTGTTCGCGCCGGAGGACGTCGTGGTGGTCGTCGGGCAGGACGGGCTGGTGGCGAACGTGGCCAAGTACCTCGACGGGCAGCCGGTGATCGGCGTGAACCCCGCGCCCGGCGGCGTGCTGGCCCGGCACGCGCCCGCCGCCGCGGGGCGGTTGCTGCGGGCGGTCGTGGACGGCACCGCCGTGGCGGAGGAGCGCACGATGGTCGAGGCCGTGTCGGACGACGGGCAGCGGCTGCCCGCGTTGAACGAGGTCTACATCGGCCACCCCGGCCACCAGACCGCGCGCTACCGGATCGCGGGCCTGGAGCGGCAGGCGTCGTCGGGGGTGCTGGTCGGCACGGGGACCGGGGCGACCGGGTGGTGCGGGTCGGTGTGGCGGGAGCGCGGGAGTTCGGTGGTGCTGCCCTCCCCCACCGAGCGGCGGCTGGCGTGGTTCGTCCGCGAGGCGTGGCCGTCACCCGGCACCGGGGTCGAGTGCACCGAGGGGTCGCTGACGGACTCGCCGCTGGTCATCGACGTGGAGTCGGACGGGCTGGTGGTGTTCGGCGACGGCATCGAGCAGGACTCGGTGCGCCTGGGGTGGGGGCAGCGGGTGGAGATCGGCCGGGCGCGGACCACCCTGCGTCTTGTCAACTGAAACTCTTAGTGTCTAAGATACTTTTCATGGGAGACAAAGATGTGCAGGTGCTTGTGGTCGGGACCGGTCTCGGTGGGTTGTCAGCCACCCTTTTCCTGGCCCGACAGGGGATTCGCGTGCTCGGCGTCGCCAAGCACGCGCACACGGCCGTCCACCCGAAGGCCACGGGCCAGACCCCGCGGACGATGGAGATGATGCGGCTCGGGGGTGTCGAGGACGCGGTGATGGCGGGCAGCGTCGGCGGGATCGTCATCAAGATCGCCGAGAGCCTCAAGGGGAGGGTGTTCCAGACGATCGTGCCGGACGAGGACGAGTTCGACCTGTCCGCGCTGTCACCCGCCCCGTTCGGCATGGCCTCGCAGGACCACGTCGAACCGGTGCTGCTGGACCGCGCCCGCGAACTCGGCGCCGAGGTGCGGTTCCGGACCGAACTGGTGTCGTTCACGCAGGACGACACCGGTGTCACCGCACGGCTGCTGGACCTGCCGACCGGGCGGATCGACACCGTGCGGGCGGACTACCTCATCGGCGCCGACGGCCACCGGGGCAAGGTCCGCGAGGGCCTCGGCATCGAGCGGCACGGCCGAGGGTCGCTGTCCCACCACATCGGGATCGTGTTCGACGCTGACCTCACCGGCCACACCGCGCCCGACAAGACCACCCTCTACTACTTCCAGAACCCCGCGTTCACCGGCGCGTTCGTCACGACGAACACCGAGCGCCGCAACGTGTTCACCATCGAGTACCAC
This window contains:
- a CDS encoding bifunctional o-acetylhomoserine/o-acetylserine sulfhydrylase; the protein is MSADPTAWSFETKQVHAGATPDPATGARATPIYQTTSYVFRDTAHGAALFSLAEAGNIYTRINNPTQDVLEQRVAALEGGVAAVAFASGSAAVTATILNLARSGDHFVSSASLYGGTYNLFHYTLPKLGIEVTFVDDPDNLDEWRAAARPNTKLFFAETLANPRSHVLDITAVAEVSHEVGVPLVVDNTVPTPYLVRPIEHGADIVVHSATKYLGGHGTTIAGVVVDGGTFDFGTDRFPDFNEPDPSYNGLQYWPALGPGAFAAKLRVQLLRDTGAAIAPLNSFLIIQGIETLSLRIDKHVANAQALAEWLEQRDEVEKVHYAGLPSSPWYENARKYLPKGAGAIVSFELRGGVDAGRAFVDGTELFSQLANIGDVRSLIVHPASTTHSQLSPDEQVTTGVTPGLVRLSVGIEGIEDLKADLEAGFRSAKSAQ
- a CDS encoding Gfo/Idh/MocA family oxidoreductase, yielding MRTALIGYGLGGSAFHAPFVHTTPGLELSAVVTGDPGRQAEVRARYPEAEILPSIDDVWAGDYDLAVVTTPNRFHHAHARSALEHGLHVVVDKPFSGTAAEARALVDFAAAQGLVVVPFHNRRWDGDFRTVQKLLADGALGDVHRFESRFERWRPAVKSTWKESGDPADLGSIVFDLGTHLVDQSIALFGPPVEVYAEIATLRAGAQADDDAFLSLTHRDGTRSHLHMGALVADLGPRFRVLGDKAAYVKCGMDPQEDLLKAGTTPGGDGWGEEPESAWGELRAGGESSPVRTEPGAYQLFYAGVAKAVLHGDAPPVDARDAVSGLEVIEAAAESARTRQVVVLA
- a CDS encoding NUDIX domain-containing protein, which encodes MERYPIFAVTADLVVLTIREERLCALVVRRGEGPYLGEWALPGGFVRPDEDLDQAAARELEEETGLAVGTVHLEQLRSYGAPGRDPRQRVVTVAYLALAPDLPTPEAGTDAAEARWVPVESVPDLGAGRSLAFDHDAILADGLERARAKLEYTPLATAFCGEEFTVAELRRVYELVWGAELDPRNFHRKVTGATDLLVPTGSTTTRDGGRPAQLFRRGTATTLHPPMPRST
- a CDS encoding SPFH domain-containing protein, which encodes MADITGYPGLRHLRGTPTVHVRHLKHGKVVHDGTGLSFWFRPRSAVLSEVPVDDRELPMLFHARTADFQDVTVQMTVTYRVADPALAASRVDFSIDPGTGAWRGDPLAQIAGLLTESAQQHALDVLARSPLAAALVDGVRAVRDRVGEGLGGDGRSAQTGITVVDVRVVAIRPEPEMEKALRTTAREQVQQEADRATYERRARAVERERAIGENELQNQIELAKREEQLVVQRGTNAKRQAEDAAAASAIETEAKANTLRELGEARAAAESAHLAAYRDVSPALLQGLALKEFAGHLPKIDSLVITPDMLAPLLAKLGAK
- a CDS encoding NAD(+)/NADH kinase; the encoded protein is MSLPPRIVVVHRRTELADLLARHGTRGQVDFFLSTRGRTLDEVTRRDAADQAALATVSAAIPLDWRRGGVERDDLARFLFAPEDVVVVVGQDGLVANVAKYLDGQPVIGVNPAPGGVLARHAPAAAGRLLRAVVDGTAVAEERTMVEAVSDDGQRLPALNEVYIGHPGHQTARYRIAGLERQASSGVLVGTGTGATGWCGSVWRERGSSVVLPSPTERRLAWFVREAWPSPGTGVECTEGSLTDSPLVIDVESDGLVVFGDGIEQDSVRLGWGQRVEIGRARTTLRLVN